In Humulus lupulus chromosome 7, drHumLupu1.1, whole genome shotgun sequence, the following are encoded in one genomic region:
- the LOC133792163 gene encoding uncharacterized protein LOC133792163, producing MKYLVSGELPQDKKVAQKLLYQVPQYVIIDSKLYKQRYSLPLFRCVSKKESNLILHEVHEGFCGDQAGGAEPCQENLKTRVLLSHYEWYEVLKRFFSLAHPQANDQVEAVNKTLKATLKKTLEQAKGAWPEELSKTLWSYHTAAQTSTGSPWPTGTNPCSQLRQKS from the exons ATGAAGTACCTTGTCTCCGGGGAGTTGCCGCAAGACAAAAAAGTAGCTCAAAAGCTGCTTTATCAGGTGCCTCAGTATGTGATCATTGACAGTAAGCTATACAAGCAAAGATATTCATTGCCTTTGTTCCGATGTGTTTCCAAGAAAGAATCCAATCTTATACTCCAcgaagtgcatgaaggtttttgcggggaccaagCTGGGGGGGCAGAGCCTTGCCAAGAAAATCTTAAGACAAGGGTACTTCTGTCCCACTATGAATG GTATGAGGTCCTAAAGAGATTCTTCTCCTTAGCTCACCCACAGGCAAACGATCAGGTTGAAGCAGTCAATAAGACACTTaaagccaccttgaagaaaaCACTAGAACAGGCAAAAGGCGCATGGCCCGAGGAATTGTCGAAGACATTGTGGAGTTACCACACTGCTGCCCAGACCTCCACTGGTTCTCCATGGCCTACGGGTACGAAtccatgctcccagttgaggcagaAATCTTAA